The following proteins are encoded in a genomic region of Diabrotica virgifera virgifera chromosome 1, PGI_DIABVI_V3a:
- the LOC114331315 gene encoding mucin-2: MNIWPLMVSSENCEKIDWLQPFNNESSYTCNSNGWFADQTDKECRQYFVCVTNGESYIKIYLKCPTGSYFDNTINDCSAEYLCPYQTIPTTNKPSTEQIKTTSTYNIEDTSTQTHRITTYETNLTTRESETLSTENTPTTSGNNIASSTEREITESTKNLSTSESDTTISTTPEISTTEQQQTTPIDECSYNDNPDYFTCTVKGRFRNANDRTCRTYYLCNVLSSGRVIQTKYTCPSNSNFNPVKQLCDVDYSCPCPSAPDTTTTSSPTVTTNNNITTEVSTEELIPTTAVTTEGSSNQNVTDSSTSNNESTENVKTTSDNDVSTNTEPELTTSSIVSTTDSSISESDTTISTTPEVTTTERQQTTPIDECSYNDNPDYFTCRVKGRFRNANDRTCKTYYLCNVLSSGRVIQTKYTCPSNSNFNPVKQLCDVDYSCPCPSAPDITTISSPTITTNNNIPTEASTEEITFTTAVTTDRNNNQNVTDSSTSNTETTESVTNISDNVISSNTEPELTTSSIISTTDSSTSESDTTISTTPEVTTTEQQQTTLIDECSYNGNPDYFTCTVKGRFRNANDRTCKTYYLCNVLSSGRVIQTKYNCPSNSNFNPVKELCDIDYSCPCPSAPDTTTTPSPTVTDNNNITTEVSTEEKIPTTEVTTEGSSNQNFTDSSTSNNETTENVTTTSDKDVSTNTEPELTTSSIISTTDSSTSESDTTISTTPEVTTTERQQTTPIDECSYNGNPDYFTCTIEGRFRNANDRTCKTYYLCNVLSSGRVIQTKYTCLSNSNFNPVKQLCDVEYSCPCSLAPDTTTTSSSTVTTNNNITTKASTEEIKSTTPVTTERNTNQNVTDSSTSNNETTENVTTTSDSDVSTNTEPELTTSSIVSTTDSSSSVSDTTISTTPEVTTTEREQTTPIDECSYNDNPDYFTCTVKGRFRNANDRTCRTYYLCNVLSSGRVIQTKYTCPSNSNFNPAKQLCDVDYSCPCPSAPDTTTTSPSTVTTNNNITTEASTEEIKSTTAVTTERNTNQNVTDSSTSINETTENVTTTSDSDVSTNTEPELTTSSIVSTTDSSTSGSDTTISTTPEVTTTEREQTIPIDECSYNDNPDYFTCTIKGRFRNANDRTCRTYYLCNVLSSGRVIQTKYTCPSNSNFNPAKQLCDVDYSCPCPSAPDTTTTSSSTVTTNNNITTEASTEEIKSTTAVTTERNTNQNVTDSSISNKETTENVTTTSDNDVSTNTEPELTTSSIVSTTDSSTSESGKTISTTPEVTTTEREQTTPTDECSYNDNPDYFTCTVKGRFRNANDRTCRTYYLCNILSSGRVIQTKYTCPSNSNFNPAKQLCDVDYSCPCPSAPDTTTTSSSTVTTNNNITTKASTEEIKSTTPVTTERNTNQNVTDSSTSNNETTENVTTTSDSDVSTNTEPELTTSSILSTTDSSSSVSDTTISTTPEVTTTEREQTTPIDECSYNDNPDYFTCTVKGRFRNANDRTCRTYYLCNILSSGRVIQTKYTCPSNSNFNPAKQLCDVDYSCPCPSAPDTTTTSSSTVTTNNNITTKASTEEIKSTTPVTTERNTNQNVTDSSTSNNETTANVTTTSDNDVSTTTEPELTTSSIVSTTNSSTSESDTTLSTTPEVTTTEQQQTTPIDECSYNDNPDYFTCTVKGRFRNANDRTCRTYYLCNVLSSGRVIQTKYTCPSNSNFNPAKQLCDVDYSCPCPSAPDTTTTSSSTVTTNNNITTEASTEEIKSTTAVTTERNTNQNVTDSSISNNETTENVTTTSDNDVSTNTEPELTTSSIVSTTDSSTSESGKTISTTPEVTTTEREQTTPTDECSYNDNPDYFTCTVKGRFRNANDRTCRTYYLCNILSSGRVIQTKYTCPSNSNFNPAKQLCDVDYSCPCPSAPDTTTTSFSTVTTNNNITTKASTEEIKSTTPVTTERNTNQNVTDSSTSNNETTENVTTTSDSDVSTNTEPELTTSSILSTTDSSSSVSDTTISTTPEVTTTEREQTTPIDECSYNDNPDYFTCTVKGRFRNANDRTCRTYYLCNILSSGRVIQTKYTCPSNSKFNPAKQLCDVDYSCPCPSAPDTTTTSSSTVTTNNNITTKASTEEIKSTTPVTTERNTNQNVTDSSTSNNETTANVTTTSDNDVSTTTEPELTTSSVVSTTNSSTSESDTTLSTTPEVTTTEQEQTTPIDECSYNDNPDYFTCTVKGRFRNANDRTCRTYYLCNVLSSGRVIQTKYTCPSNSNFNPAKQLCDVDYSCPCPSAPDTTTTSSSTVTTNNNITTEASTEEIKSTTAVTTERNTNQNVTDSSISNNETTENVTTTSDNDVSTNTEPELTTSSIVSTTDSPTSESGKTISTTPEVTTTEREQTTPTDECSYNDNPDYFTCTVKGRFRNANDRTCRTYYLCNILSSGRVIQTKYTCPSSSNFNPAKQFCDVDYSCPCPSAPDTTTTSSSTVTTNNNITTKASTEEIKSTTPVTTERNTNQNVTDSSTSNNETTENVTTTSDSDVSTNTEPELTTSSIVSTTDSSSSVSDTTISTTPEVTTTEQQQTASIDECSYNDNPDYFTCTVKGRFRNANDKTCRTYYLCNVLSSGRVIQTKYTCPSNSNFNPAKQLCDVDYSCPCPSAPDSATTSFPTVTTNNNITTEISREDEIISTTVVTTERNNNQNVTESSISNTNSTENVPTTSDNDVSTNTKPELTTSSIISTTDSSTSESYTNVSTTATITTTEQQQTAHIDECSYNDNPHYFNCTVKGRFRNANDRTCGTYYLCNVLSSGKVIQTKYTCPSNSNFNPAKQLCDVDYRCPCPSAPDTTTTASSTVQEISTLLPTDKVTTEGIGLNSSTTETVQIDVCIYEEDPDYFTCTTSGNFPNLNDISCKTYFFCINIVDPILLIKSQYTCDKDTYFNPLTKTCEAEYVCPCIGRTSSSTNNIIQTTSTSSTESIDTSPKTDGSTSQDVSSSTASTTLDSNTTSSRSVPITGNSDSTTRDTESTTTSSNPGTSTPGQQETTPIDECSHNDDPNYFICTEKGRFRNANDRTCETYYLCNVLRSGRIIQTKYNCPSGSNFNPIKQLCDVDYKCPCVSLINTTTTIN; this comes from the exons ATATGGCCTTTAATGGTATCCAGTGAGAATTGTGAGAAAATAGATTGGCTTCAACCGTTTAATAATGAGAGCAGTTATACTTGTAATTCTAATGGATGGTTTGCTGATCAAACCGACAAAGAATGTCGACAATATTTTGTGTGCGTTACAAATGGCGAATCCTATataaaaatttacttaaaatGTCCAACTGGATCGTACTTCGATAACACGATTAACGATTGTAGTGCAGAGTATCTTTGTCCCTATCAAACAATACCCACTACTAATAAACCATCTACTGAACAAATCAAAACAACAAGTACATATAATATTGAAGACACCTCCACCCAAACACACCGGATAACCACATATGAAACTAATTTAACAACTAGAGAATCAGAAACACTATCAACAGAAAATACACCAACCACATCTGGTAATAATATAGCTTCCAGCACAGAAAGAGAAATAACCGAGTCCACTAAAAACTTATCAACTAGTGAATCTGATACCACAATATCGACTACACCAGAAATTAGTACAACCGAACAACAACAAACAACGCCCATTGACGAGTGTTCCTACAATGACAATCCTGATTACTTTACCTGTACAGTTAAAGGCAGATTCAGAAATGCAAATGATAGAACCTGTAGAACCTATTACCTCTGCAATGTTTTAAGTAGTGGAAGAGTAATCCAAACAAAATATACTTGTCCTTCAAACTCAAACTTTAATCCTGTGAAACAGCTTTGCGATGTAGATTACAGCTGCCCCTGTCCTTCAGCACCAGATACCACAACAACTTCATCTCCTACCGTCACCACCAATAACAATATAACGACTGAAGTTTCTACGGAGGAGCTAATACCGACTACTGCAGTGACCACCGAAGGAAGCTCCAATCAAAATGTTACCGATAGTAGTACATCAAACAACGAGTCAACTGAAAATGTAAAAACTACATCAGACAATGATGTAAGTACCAACACAGAACCTGAATTAACCACGTCCTCCATAGTATCCACTACAGACTCATCAATTAGTGAATCCGATACAACAATATCGACTACACCAGAAGTCACTACAACCGAACGACAACAAACAACACCAATTGATGAGTGTTCCTACAATGACAATCCTGATTATTTTACCTGTAGAGTAAAAGGCAGATTCAGAAATGCAAATGATAGAACCTGTAAAACCTATTATCTCTGCAATGTTTTAAGTAGTGGAAGAGTAATCCAAACAAAATATACTTGTCCTTCAAACTCCAATTTTAATCCTGTGAAACAGCTTTGCGATGTAGATTACAGCTGCCCCTGTCCTTCAGCACCAGATATCACTACAATTTCATCCCCTACCATCACCACCAATAACAATATACCGACTGAAGCTTCTACGGAGGAGATAACATTCACCACTGCAGTGACCACCGACAGAAATAACAATCAAAATGTTACCGATAGTAGTACATCAAACACTGAGACCACTGAAAGTGTAACAAATATATCAGACAATGTTATAAGTTCCAACACAGAACCAGAACTAACCACGTCCTCCATAATATCCACTACAGACTCATCAACTAGTGAATCCGATACAACCATATCGACTACACCAGAAGTTACTACAACCGAACAacaacaaacaacactaattgatgagTGTTCCTACAATGGCAATCCTGATTATTTTACCTGTACAGTAAAAGGCAGATTCAGAAATGCCAATGATAGAACCTGTAAAACCTATTATCTCTGCAATGTTTTAAGTAGTGGAAGAGTAATCCAAACAAAATATAATTGTCCTTCAAACTCAAACTTTAATCCTGTAAAAGAGCTTTGCGATATAGATTACAGCTGCCCCTGTCCTTCAGCACCAGATACCACTACAACTCCATCTCCTACCGTCACCGACAATAACAATATAACAACTGAAGTTTCTACTGAGGAGAAAATACCCACTACTGAAGTGACCACCGAAGGAAGttccaatcaaaattttaccGATAGTAGTACCTCAAACAACGAGACAACTGAAAATGTAACAACTACATCAGACAAGGATGTAAGTACCAACACAGAACCTGAACTAACCACGTCCTCCATAATATCCACTACAGACTCATCAACTAGTGAATCCGATACAACAATATCGACTACACCAGAAGTTACTACAACCGAACGACAACAAACAACACCAATTGATGAGTGTTCCTACAATGGCAATCCTGATTATTTTACCTGTACAATAGAAGGCAGATTCAGAAATGCAAATGATAGAACCTGTAAAACCTATTATCTCTGCAACGTTTTAAGTAGTGGAAGAGTAATCCAAACAAAATACACTTGTCTTTCAAACTCAAATTTTAATCCTGTGAAACAGCTTTGCGATGTAGAATACAGCTGCCCCTGTTCTTTGGCACCAGACACTACAACAACTTCATCTTCTACCGTCACCACCAACAACAATATAACGACTAAAGCTTCTACGGAGGAGATAAAATCCACTACTCCAGTGACCACTGAAAGAAATACCAATCAAAATGTTACCGATAGTAGTACATCAAACAACGAGACTACTGAAAATGTAACAACTACATCAGATAGTGATGTAAGTACCAACACAGAACCTGAACTAACCACGTCCTCCATAGTATCCACTACAGACTCATCAAGTAGTGTATCCGATACAACAATATCGACTACACCAGAAGTTACTACAACCGAACGAGAACAAACAACCCCCATTGACGAGTGTTCCTATAATGACAATCCTGATTACTTCACCTGTACAGTTAAAGGTAGATTCAGGAATGCAAATGATAGAACCTGTAGAACTTATTATCTCTGCAATGTTTTAAGCAGTGGAAGAGTAATCCAAACAAAATATACCTGTCCTTCAAACTCAAACTTTAATCCAGCGAAACAGCTTTGCGATGTAGACTACAGCTGCCCCTGTCCTTCAGCACCAGACACTACTACAACTTCACCTTCTACCGTCACCACCAATAACAATATAACGACTGAAGCTTCTACGGAGGAGATAAAATCCACTACTGCAGTGACCACCGAAAGAAATACCAATCAAAATGTTACCGATAGTAGTACATCAATAAACGAGACTACTGAAAATGTAACAACTACATCAGACAGTGATGTAAGTACCAACACAGAAC CTGAACTAACCACGTCCTCCATAGTATCCACTACAGACTCATCAACTAGTGGATCCGATACAACAATATCGACTACACCAGAAGTAACTACAACCGAACGAGAACAAACAATCCCCATTGATGAGTGTTCCTATAATGACAATCCTGATTACTTTACCTGTACAATTAAAG GTAGATTCAGGAATGCAAATGATAGAACCTGCAGAACCTATTATCTCTGCAATGTTTTAAGCAGTGGAAGAGTAATCCAAACAAAATATACCTGTCCTTCAAATTCAAACTTTAATCCGGCGAAACAACTTTGCGATGTAGACTACAGCTGCCCCTGTCCTTCAGCACCAGACACTACTACAACTTCATCTTCTACCGTCACCACCAATAACAATATAACGACTGAAGCTTCTACGGAGGAGATAAAATCCACTACTGCAGTGACCACCGAAAGAAATACCAATCAAAATGTTACCGATAGTAGTATATCAAACAAAGAGACTACTGAAAATGTAACAACTACATCAGACAATGATGTAAGTACCAACACAGAACCTGAACTAACCACGTCCTCCATAGTATCCACTACAGACTCATCAACTAGTGAATCCGGTAAAACAATATCGACTACACCAGAAGTTACTACAACCGAACGAGAACAAACAACCCCCACTGACGAGTGTTCCTATAATGACAATCCTGATTACTTTACCTGTACAGTTAAAGGTAGATTCAGGAATGCAAATGATAGAACCTGTAGAACTTATTATCTCTGCAATATTTTAAGCAGTGGAAGAGTAATCCAAACAAAATATACCTGTCCTTCAAATTCAAACTTTAATCCGGCGAAACAGCTTTGCGATGTAGACTACAGCTGCCCCTGTCCTTCAGCACCAGACACTACTACAACTTCATCTTCTACCGTCACCACCAATAACAATATAACGACAAAAGCTTCTACGGAGGAGATAAAATCCACTACTCCAGTGACCACTGAAAGAAATACCAATCAAAATGTTACCGATAGTAGTACATCAAACAACGAGACTACTGAAAATGTAACAACTACATCAGACAGTGATGTAAGTACCAACACAGAACCTGAACTAACTACGTCCTCCATACTATCCACTACAGACTCATCAAGTAGTGTATCCGATACAACAATATCGACTACACCAGAAGTTACTACAACCGAACGAGAACAAACAACCCCCATTGACGAATGTTCCTATAATGACAATCCTGATTACTTTACCTGTACAGTTAAAGGTAGATTCAGGAATGCAAATGATAGAACCTGTAGAACTTATTATCTCTGCAATATTTTAAGCAGTGGAAGAGTAATCCAAACAAAATATACCTGTCCTTCAAACTCAAACTTTAATCCGGCGAAACAGCTTTGCGATGTAGACTACAGCTGCCCCTGTCCTTCAGCACCAGACACTACTACAACTTCATCTTCTACCGTCACCACCAATAACAATATAACAACAAAAGCTTCTACGGAGGAGATAAAGTCCACTACTCCAGTGACCACTGAAAGAAATACCAATCAAAATGTTACCGATAGTAGTACATCAAACAACGAGACTACTGCAAATGTAACAACTACATCAGACAATGATGTAAGTACCACCACAGAACCTGAACTAACCACGTCCTCCATAGTGTCTACTACAAACTCATCAACTAGTGAATCCGATACAACACTATCGACTACACCAGAAGTTACTACAACCGAACAACAACAAACAACCCCCATTGACGAGTGTTCCTACAATGATAATCCTGATTATTTTACTTGTACAGTGAAAGGCAGATTCAGAAATGCAAATGATAGAACCTGTAGAACCTATTATCTCTGCAATGTTTTAAGCAGTGGAAGAGTAATCCAAACAAAATATACCTGTCCTTCAAATTCAAACTTTAATCCGGCGAAACAACTTTGCGATGTAGACTACAGCTGCCCCTGTCCTTCAGCACCAGACACTACTACAACTTCATCTTCTACCGTCACCACCAATAACAATATAACGACTGAAGCTTCTACGGAGGAGATAAAATCCACTACTGCAGTGACCACCGAAAGAAATACCAATCAAAATGTTACCGATAGTAGTATATCAAACAACGAGACTACTGAAAATGTAACAACTACATCAGACAATGATGTAAGTACCAACACAGAACCTGAACTAACCACGTCCTCCATAGTATCCACTACAGACTCATCAACTAGTGAATCCGGTAAAACAATATCGACTACACCAGAAGTTACTACAACCGAACGAGAACAAACAACCCCCACTGACGAGTGTTCCTATAATGACAATCCTGATTACTTTACCTGTACAGTTAAAGGTAGATTCAGGAATGCAAATGATAGAACCTGTAGAACTTATTATCTCTGCAATATTTTAAGCAGTGGAAGAGTAATCCAAACAAAATATACCTGTCCTTCAAATTCAAACTTTAATCCGGCGAAACAGCTTTGCGATGTAGACTACAGCTGCCCCTGTCCTTCAGCACCAGACACTACTACAACTTCATTTTCTACCGTCACCACCAATAACAATATAACGACAAAAGCTTCTACGGAGGAGATAAAATCCACTACTCCAGTGACCACTGAAAGAAATACCAATCAAAATGTTACCGATAGTAGTACATCAAACAACGAGACTACTGAAAATGTAACAACTACATCAGACAGTGATGTAAGTACCAACACAGAACCTGAACTAACTACGTCCTCCATACTATCCACTACAGACTCATCAAGTAGTGTATCCGATACAACAATATCGACTACACCAGAAGTTACTACAACCGAACGAGAACAAACAACCCCCATTGACGAATGTTCCTATAATGACAATCCTGATTACTTTACCTGTACAGTTAAAGGTAGATTCAGGAATGCAAATGATAGAACCTGTAGAACTTATTATCTCTGCAATATTTTAAGCAGTGGAAGAGTAATCCAAACAAAATATACCTGTCCTTCAAACTCAAAATTTAATCCGGCGAAACAGCTTTGCGATGTAGACTACAGCTGCCCCTGTCCTTCAGCACCAGACACTACTACAACTTCATCTTCTACCGTCACCACCAATAACAATATAACGACAAAAGCTTCTACGGAGGAGATAAAGTCCACTACTCCAGTGACCACTGAAAGAAATACCAATCAAAATGTTACCGATAGTAGTACATCAAACAACGAGACTACTGCAAATGTAACAACTACATCAGACAATGATGTAAGTACCACCACAGAACCTGAACTAACCACGTCCTCCGTAGTGTCTACTACAAACTCATCAACTAGTGAATCCGATACAACACTATCGACTACACCAGAAGTTACTACAACCGAACAAGAACAAACAACCCCCATTGACGAGTGTTCCTACAATGATAATCCTGATTATTTTACTTGTACAGTGAAAGGCAGATTCAGAAATGCAAATGATAGAACCTGTAGAACCTATTATCTCTGCAATGTTTTAAGCAGTGGAAGAGTAATCCAAACAAAATATACCTGTCCTTCAAATTCAAACTTTAATCCGGCGAAACAGCTTTGCGATGTAGACTACAGCTGCCCCTGTCCTTCAGCACCAGACACTACTACAACTTCATCTTCTACCGTCACCACCAATAACAATATAACGACTGAAGCTTCTACGGAGGAGATAAAATCCACTACTGCAGTGACCACCGAAAGAAATACCAATCAAAATGTTACCGATAGTAGTATATCAAACAACGAGACTACTGAAAATGTAACAACTACATCAGACAATGATGTAAGTACCAACACAGAACCTGAACTAACCACGTCCTCCATAGTATCCACTACAGACTCACCAACTAGTGAATCCGGTAAAACAATATCGACTACACCAGAAGTTACTACAACCGAACGAGAACAAACAACCCCCACTGACGAGTGTTCCTATAATGACAATCCTGATTACTTTACCTGTACAGTTAAAGGTAGATTCAGGAATGCAAATGATAGAACCTGTAGAACTTATTATCTCTGCAATATTTTAAGCAGTGGAAGAGTAATCCAAACAAAATATACCTGTCCTTCAAGCTCAAACTTTAATCCGGCGAAACAGTTTTGCGATGTAGACTACAGCTGCCCCTGTCCTTCAGCACCAGACACTACTACAACTTCATCTTCTACCGTCACCACCAATAACAATATAACGACAAAAGCTTCTACGGAGGAGATAAAATCCACTACTCCAGTGACCACTGAAAGAAATACCAATCAAAATGTTACCGATAGTAGTACATCAAACAACGAGACTACTGAAAATGTAACAACTACATCAGACAGTGATGTAAGTACCAACACAGAACCTGAGCTAACCACGTCCTCCATAGTGTCCACTACAGACTCATCAAGTAGTGTATCTGATACAACAATATCGACTACACCAGAAGTTACTACAACCGAACAACAACAAACAGCCTCCATTGACGAGTGTTCCTACAATGATAATCCTGATTATTTTACTTGTACAGTGAAAGGCAGATTCAGAAATGCAAATGATAAAACCTGTAGAACCTATTATCTCTGCAATGTTTTAAGCAGTGGAAGAGTAATCCAAACAAAATATACTTGTCCTTCAAACTCAAACTTTAATCCTGCGAAACAGCTTTGCGATGTAGATTATAGCTGTCCCTGTCCTTCAGCACCAGACTCTGCTACAACTTCATTTCCGACCGTCACCACGAATAATAATATAACGACTGAAATTTCTAGGGAGGACGAGATAATATCCACTACTGTAGTGACCACAGAAAGAAATAACAATCAAAATGTTACTGAGAGTAGTATATCAAACACCAATTCAACTGAAAATGTACCAACTACATCAGACAATGATGTAAGTACCAACACAAAACCTGAACTGACCACGTCCTCTATAATATCTACTACAGACTCATCAACTAGTGAATCCTATACAAATGTATCGACTACAGCCACAATCACTACAACCGAGCAACAGCAAACAGCGCACATTGACGAGTGTTCCTATAATGACAATCCTCATTACTTTAACTGTACAGTAAAAGGCAGATTCAGAAATGCAAATGATAGAACCTGTGGAACCTATTATCTCTGCAATGTTTTAAGCAGTGGAAAAGTAATTCAAACAAAATATACCTGTCCTTCAAACTCAAACTTTAATCCTGCGAAACAGCTTTGCGATGTAGACTATAGGTGTCCCTGTCCTTCAGCACCAGACACTACAACAACTGCATCTTCGACTGTACAAGAAATTAGTACATTGCTTCCGACCGATAAGGTAACTACAGAAGGAATTGGCTTGAATTCCTCCACAACAGAAACAGTGCAAATTGATGTCTGTATTTATGAAGAAGACCCAGACTATTTTACTTGCACAACGTCTGGAAATTTTCCTAATCTTAATGACATAAGCTGCAAAACATATTTCTTTTGCATAAATATTGTCGATCCAATACTTTTAATCAAGTCGCAATATACGTGTGATAAAGACACCTACTTTAATCCCTTGACCAAAACTTGTGAGGCTGAATATGTTTGCCCTTGTATTGGCCGGACCTCTAGCAGTACAAATAACATAATACAAACAACATCTACTAGCTCGACAGAGTCTATAGATACTTCGCCTAAAACCGATGGAAGTACTAGTCAGGACGTAAGCAGTAGTACTGCATCGACTACGCTTGATAGTAATACAACTTCCAGCCGGTCTGTACCCATCACAGGTAATTCAGACTCCACAACTAGGGATACAGAATCTACAACAACATCCTCTAATCCAGGAACTAGTACTCCTGGTCAACAAGAAACAACACCCATAGATGAATGTTCCCACAATGATGATCCTAATTACTTTATCTGTacagaaaaaggaagatttagaAATGCAAATGACAGAACTTGTGAAACCTACTACTTGTGTAACGTTCTTAGAAGTGGAAGGATTATTCAAACCAAATACAATTGTCCTAGTGGCTCAAACTTTAACCCAATCAAACAACTTTGTGATGTAGACTATAAATGCCCATGTGTGTCTTTAATAAATACGACCACGACCATAAACTGA